The Cardiocondyla obscurior isolate alpha-2009 linkage group LG05, Cobs3.1, whole genome shotgun sequence genomic sequence TTCTCTTTACATGCCGAGTGTATTAAATAgtgttaatttttgtattaatcgTTTACGTGTTTTAGGTGTTACACGACAGGTCGGTGATGCACTGTTGTTGGAACGTTCTCAACGACAGGGTCGCGTAGTAAGCATAGGTATTGCTCCGTGGGGAGTTTTGGATAAAGGCCACGAATTAATTCGTCGTGGTGGAGAAGTATCATACGATTGCGTCTCTTCACCATGgtaatattattctttataatacaaaaatatatgctGCTTTCTATTTACATCAAAGCGCATATAATTCTCATTGATGAcgttattattctattttcgttatttaataaatgttaagagAAGATAGAATGACGTCACAAGTGAAAATTAGATATCTAAGTTTTAATGTAAATGGGAACCaactattattaaaacattatgtGCAAAAggctaaaatatatttatatataattttacaggACTAAGTATACAGTATTAAACAATCGGCACGCTTACTTTTTATTGGTGGACAATGGCACTGGTGGCCGATATGGCGCAGAGATTGTTTTACGCAGaagattagaaaaatatatttcaaatctAAAATTACAACCATGTAAGCTGTTACAATTTGTATATActatcattttataatttaaaactctAACTTATCGATGGTTTCAGATACACATAGTAGCATACCAGTAGTCGCGCTAGTCATCGAAGGTGGAACAAGTACAATTCGTGCAGTTTTAGAATACGTGACCGATGATCCGCCTGTACCTGTGGTGGTTTGCGATGGTTCGGGACGTGCAGCTGATCTAATTGCTTTTATGCACAAGTAACAGCACGTTTAAATAGTATTCACACATCCACATATAagttaaaaaacatttaactCACATTCtacttatatattatttatttttaagaaatatatttttaggtgGAGAGACGGGCAGACTGGTGAAGGAGAAGGACCGCTAGACGGTGTTAAAGAACAGGTTTTGGAAACTATTAAGCGTACGTTTCAAGTTTCTGCCGAGCAAGCGGGTCAACTTTGTTCAGAACTCTTGCAATGTACacgaaaaaaacatttagtATGTATCACtcaatatttctataaaaaattaaattaagttttatggaaatattgaattaaaaaggtttttctaaataaaagttatatttttatagattacTGTGTTCAGAATATCGCAGGACAGACCGCAAGAACTCGATCAAACGATATTGACAGCCTTGTTTAAGTCCAAGCAACTATCGCCGGCCGAACAGTTGTCGCTTTCTCTAATATGGAACCGCGTGGATATCGCTCGAAGTGAAATCTTTATTTACGGTCAAAAGTGGCCGCCTGGTGCTTTAGAACAAGCTATGATGCAAGCGCTTCAGCACGACAGGATAGACTTTGTAAAACTTCTATTGGAAAATGGAGTATCCATGCggaaatttttatcgataccTCGTCTTGAGGAGCTATATAATACAGTaggtcaattttatttttgtaacgaTAAATTTCCTTGgtaaacatattaaatatgGATAAACCGAGCAgactattattataatattacataaatttataaattattcatatatatatatataaatcacTGACtagaaattttgtaatattataatttatgtgaCAACtgataagacattttttattatttaattagaaagagGGCCCATCAAACACGTTGGGCTACATTTTGCGCGATGTACGACCGAACATTCCACGGGGTTACATGTATACGTTACATGACATCGGGCTCGTGATTAACAAACTGATGGGCGGTGCATATCGTTCCCAATATACGCGACGAAGATTCCGTATGATTTATACGAAGGTAATGAAGAGATCTGGCGGTGGCCAACATATGCATCGAAACAGCTATGCTCTTAATTGCAATACGCGCTTTTCCACGGGCGCCAGTGGAAAATCTGATAATTTAACTATGAGCCTGCTTGCTGAGACGTTACCGGCTAATCGCGATACTCCTCTTTTCGATTATCCTTTTAACGAGTTACTTATTTGGGCTGTGCTAACGAAGCGTCAACAAATGGCTTTGTTAATGTGGCAGCACGGAGAAGAAGCGTTAGCGAAGGCACTTGTTGCGCTAAAACTGTACAAGGCGATGGCGCACGAGGCGGCAGAGGATGATTTAGAAACTGAAGTTTACGATGAGTTGCGTGGTTACGGCAAAGAATTTGAAAACATCGgtatatataaacataaaataaattttatttaacgtaactACATAATTATACAGGATACAAGGCATAGTTATACAAATAACTATGAATTATTTCACATAGCACTCGAATTATTGGACTATTGTTACCGACAAGATGACGATCAAACGCAGCAACTATTAACTTCGGAACTTCAAAATTGGTCAGGGCAGACGTGTCTGTCACTTGCGGTTACAGCGAATCATCGGCCGCTGTTGGCGCATCCTTGTagtcaaattattttagccGATTTATGGATGGGGGGTCTTCGTACACGTAAAAACACAAACTTAAAGGTAACAAATCAATCTGTCATTAGCCCGGTGTCAGTTGACTAATAAAATACTTAGCATTTAAAACTTacacatatttaaatatatcctTAGGTAGTTTTGGGATTATTTTGTCCTTTTTATATAACACGATTGGAGTTCAAGAGTAGAGAAGAATTACAATTGATGCCTCAAACGCAGGAGGAGCATTTAATTGCTTTGGAGGATGAGAAAGAAGATAGCGATTCCGAACATAGTGTTCCAGCAGGACCAGACGTTGAGGTGATtatcttgtattttataaattacaatattacgataaacaattgttaaaataatgataaacaattgttaaaaagtttttaatattttaagacatGTTCTAGCCGCGTAATATTTTCTACGAAAACGTTTATTCGAACTTactaacattttaataaaattatgaacaAGCTTTGTTCgacatataaaaaatgcaaaagcaATACTTAATCGTATTGTatgtaaaacataaaaaatttcttttaacttatacatttaataaagtataccGTTGCTAGCCTTAAGAGATAACTCCGttttaaaactttctttttttccaattacgactaatatatattttttattttaacataattacgCATTATTCCATTCttatatatgattaaaaatgaaaGCATTAGTCTCGCTTTTGGCTGTATCTTTTGCTTACTTGGTAGTATTCACAATATTAATGTGTTGCACCATGTCATAATTGCTGGATTAAGCAATACACAgcacaaaaagatttttttttttattaaaggcACATCGCATTACTTATAACATATAGAGTATGTAGGtacgcgtattaattattttttagaaacatCTGCGCAGGAGCCTGAGCATATGCAACAAATCCAGTAACCAACAAAGTGTTAAGGTACACATTATATTGGCTTAAACGCAGTCCCCTATTCAATAATCCTATAACAATAATCACAATCTTTGGTGCACTTttgacatattaattatttttttattttttagttttcaaCAGTCGTATTTCACAATCGCAATAACTGTTTCGTATGCTATATTTAATCATAATATCTACTACTAGCAGTGTAAaactcgtaaaattttttgttgtttGGGGGGATATAAGTAAATTCTTAATtcttaattgaattaaataatcagttaatttttaattaattaataaaattttatgatttttttttataaaaaatctaCGTTTTAAAcaacataaaatgtaaaatttaaataatacaaaaataaaaacatctCAACCTTCGATTAAAATGACatttttcgcaataaataattaattaatttaaactctTATTTATTGTtctagtaaaaaaataaatttaaaagactcACAAATAATTGacgcgtaatttattaaattaaaaaaaaaatatatgtgacATTTGTTCTAATTTAAACAGTTTATCAAAATAGTTCTAAATTCTTTATGTTTTTCTATAGGCTTTAATTAACAGTGAACATAGTGCAATAATCAAGGAGACGATTGTCcaagaaaatggaaaagtaCTAATGGATATTGATGATGGGATACATCGTGCTTACGGTCTTCGATCCGaatattacgataataaaaCAACCAGGCCATTAAAATTAAGGAAGAAATTATATGAATTCTACACTGCTccaataacaaaattttggGCAAATGctgtaagtaaaaataattattaagtacaTTCATCATGAATTACTGaacagtatttaaaaaaaaaattaaatgtgagTATAAACTACTAGTCTTACAAGAAAAGTCCACATTCTTATTGTTACCAATTTTTCTAATCGACAAAATAATGcgatattctttaatttacaGGTAGCCTATATTATCTTCTTAGTTTTCTTCTCTTATTGCATTTTGGTGCGCATGGATAATTCTCCGTCGATAGCCGAAATATACGCGATCGCGTACATATGCACTCTCGGATGTGAAAAAGTACGCGAGATAGCGACTTCAGAACCTGCGACTCTATCGCACAAATTCAGTGTATGGGCCTGGAACATGTGGAATCCCTGTGACGCTGCcgctattatattttttcaaattggATTAGCGTTACGTTTTCGATATTCAACTCTAGACGTAGGTCGTGTTATATATTGTGTTGATTGCATTTACTGGTACTTACGAATACTCAACATCCTTGGTGTTAACAAGTATTTTGgtacgtttaaaatattaagttaaaaaatatctcaatCTGCTCTTTAACTAAACTGTAAATGAAAATGTAGGTAAACAGTAGATTTTGTTACACACTTCAATTtcgtataataatttgatatattacgctcgataatttgtatttaataggTCCTCTGGTGACCATGATGGGAAAAATGGTCAAAAATATGATATACTTCGTGGTACTTTTACTGGTTGTACTTCTGAGTTTTGGCGTGACCAGGCAAGCTATATTAAATCCTTATTCTGATCCAAAGTGGCGCATCATACGAGATGTAAGTACgcacattatttaatttgcatatttttgaatttaaaatttctgcacatataattattacatttcttttcgACAGATATTTATGGAGccatattttatgttatatggAGAAGTGTACGCGGATAGTATAGATCCTGATTGTGGAAATGAGCCAGGAATGGACCAGTGCCTTCCGGGCCATTGGATCACGCCTGCTGTAATGTCCATATATCTTTTAGTTGCCAATATTTTGCTGATAAATTTGTTAATCGCggtatttaacaatatttttaacgaggTAAATGCTGTAGCTCATCAAGTCTGGATGTTTCAACGATTCACCGTTGTTATGGAATATGAGCAGAAACCAGTATTACCACCGCCGCTTATAGCGATTTGCcatgtatatttattgttcAGATATTTGCTAAGACATATTACGCAAGGCAAAAGTGGCACCGGCGAGACCTGTGATAACGGGCTGAAATTATTTCTGGAGGCCGACGACATGGAAAGACTGTA encodes the following:
- the Trpm gene encoding transient receptor potential cation channel trpm isoform X2, coding for MVIKNKSSRMTTERSWIEATFQKRECAKFIPSIEDEHRCCCGYSYTHHCGTGADVQSYNLGENKEKEREQWSPVKNTRSFPTDAYGTIEFQGGPHPTKAQYVRLAHDTRPEPIVQLLCREWNLGLPKLLITVHGGRSNFELQPSLKKVLRKGLLKAAKTTGAWIFTGGTNTGVTRQVGDALLLERSQRQGRVVSIGIAPWGVLDKGHELIRRGGEVSYDCVSSPWTKYTVLNNRHAYFLLVDNGTGGRYGAEIVLRRRLEKYISNLKLQPYTHSSIPVVALVIEGGTSTIRAVLEYVTDDPPVPVVVCDGSGRAADLIAFMHKWRDGQTGEGEGPLDGVKEQVLETIKRTFQVSAEQAGQLCSELLQCTRKKHLITVFRISQDRPQELDQTILTALFKSKQLSPAEQLSLSLIWNRVDIARSEIFIYGQKWPPGALEQAMMQALQHDRIDFVKLLLENGVSMRKFLSIPRLEELYNTKEGPSNTLGYILRDVRPNIPRGYMYTLHDIGLVINKLMGGAYRSQYTRRRFRMIYTKVMKRSGGGQHMHRNSYALNCNTRFSTGASGKSDNLTMSLLAETLPANRDTPLFDYPFNELLIWAVLTKRQQMALLMWQHGEEALAKALVALKLYKAMAHEAAEDDLETEVYDELRGYGKEFENIALELLDYCYRQDDDQTQQLLTSELQNWSGQTCLSLAVTANHRPLLAHPCSQIILADLWMGGLRTRKNTNLKVVLGLFCPFYITRLEFKSREELQLMPQTQEEHLIALEDEKEDSDSEHSVPAGPDVEALINSEHSAIIKETIVQENGKVLMDIDDGIHRAYGLRSEYYDNKTTRPLKLRKKLYEFYTAPITKFWANAVAYIIFLVFFSYCILVRMDNSPSIAEIYAIAYICTLGCEKVREIATSEPATLSHKFSVWAWNMWNPCDAAAIIFFQIGLALRFRYSTLDVGRVIYCVDCIYWYLRILNILGVNKYFGPLVTMMGKMVKNMIYFVVLLLVVLLSFGVTRQAILNPYSDPKWRIIRDIFMEPYFMLYGEVYADSIDPDCGNEPGMDQCLPGHWITPAVMSIYLLVANILLINLLIAVFNNIFNEVNAVAHQVWMFQRFTVVMEYEQKPVLPPPLIAICHVYLLFRYLLRHITQGKSGTGETCDNGLKLFLEADDMERLYDFEEDCVEGYFREQELKLQMSTEERVKITTDRVENMHQKIEDIDKKESNQNVSLQTVEFRIRKLEELNQQTLAHLGVIHRFMATYMPNEELVHLEAFDNVRQRRVSERSELSILSEADSHTQLPAAARRKKFLRAFTDAAFLNAGHPVDDVLKMSEPMTSRENLSRHDSSVSVDAQIGQDDVKTITSLETDGSKDVLESKSIDKNEALSEKKISPDTSRETSKEISIEAVSKEVSREISREVSREVSREVSRETSREVSKETSSENPPSDMRQDSIERTFRQDSVERGTLRQNSRTRSESDDFIPAPSSIQRVTWAEPRIAVIPSSVNSASSGQRSILLTMRAEYTSITDELESYCGLLSPPRTPPISSPPSRMNNMSELSNPEMAWQIENEHLRDAEECDYQQMEDLIQRRYRDDSVDDEDNGPSNIHIDETNDITCFLNVSNEHRQLSHSATIKEDRRPTISVTHEIEQTLALPPIRDSKVIDPNNKDLSIVPAPASETMC
- the Trpm gene encoding transient receptor potential cation channel trpm isoform X1 — translated: MVIKNKSSRMTTERSWIEATFQKRECAKFIPSIEDEHRCCCGYSYTHHCGTGADVQSYNLGENKEKEREQWSPVKNTRSFPTDAYGTIEFQGGPHPTKAQYVRLAHDTRPEPIVQLLCREWNLGLPKLLITVHGGRSNFELQPSLKKVLRKGLLKAAKTTGAWIFTGGTNTGVTRQVGDALLLERSQRQGRVVSIGIAPWGVLDKGHELIRRGGEVSYDCVSSPWTKYTVLNNRHAYFLLVDNGTGGRYGAEIVLRRRLEKYISNLKLQPYTHSSIPVVALVIEGGTSTIRAVLEYVTDDPPVPVVVCDGSGRAADLIAFMHKWRDGQTGEGEGPLDGVKEQVLETIKRTFQVSAEQAGQLCSELLQCTRKKHLITVFRISQDRPQELDQTILTALFKSKQLSPAEQLSLSLIWNRVDIARSEIFIYGQKWPPGALEQAMMQALQHDRIDFVKLLLENGVSMRKFLSIPRLEELYNTKEGPSNTLGYILRDVRPNIPRGYMYTLHDIGLVINKLMGGAYRSQYTRRRFRMIYTKVMKRSGGGQHMHRNSYALNCNTRFSTGASGKSDNLTMSLLAETLPANRDTPLFDYPFNELLIWAVLTKRQQMALLMWQHGEEALAKALVALKLYKAMAHEAAEDDLETEVYDELRGYGKEFENIALELLDYCYRQDDDQTQQLLTSELQNWSGQTCLSLAVTANHRPLLAHPCSQIILADLWMGGLRTRKNTNLKVVLGLFCPFYITRLEFKSREELQLMPQTQEEHLIALEDEKEDSDSEHSVPAGPDVEKHLRRSLSICNKSSNQQSVKALINSEHSAIIKETIVQENGKVLMDIDDGIHRAYGLRSEYYDNKTTRPLKLRKKLYEFYTAPITKFWANAVAYIIFLVFFSYCILVRMDNSPSIAEIYAIAYICTLGCEKVREIATSEPATLSHKFSVWAWNMWNPCDAAAIIFFQIGLALRFRYSTLDVGRVIYCVDCIYWYLRILNILGVNKYFGPLVTMMGKMVKNMIYFVVLLLVVLLSFGVTRQAILNPYSDPKWRIIRDIFMEPYFMLYGEVYADSIDPDCGNEPGMDQCLPGHWITPAVMSIYLLVANILLINLLIAVFNNIFNEVNAVAHQVWMFQRFTVVMEYEQKPVLPPPLIAICHVYLLFRYLLRHITQGKSGTGETCDNGLKLFLEADDMERLYDFEEDCVEGYFREQELKLQMSTEERVKITTDRVENMHQKIEDIDKKESNQNVSLQTVEFRIRKLEELNQQTLAHLGVIHRFMATYMPNEELVHLEAFDNVRQRRVSERSELSILSEADSHTQLPAAARRKKFLRAFTDAAFLNAGHPVDDVLKMSEPMTSRENLSRHDSSVSVDAQIGQDDVKTITSLETDGSKDVLESKSIDKNEALSEKKISPDTSRETSKEISIEAVSKEVSREISREVSREVSREVSRETSREVSKETSSENPPSDMRQDSIERTFRQDSVERGTLRQNSRTRSESDDFIPAPSSIQRVTWAEPRIAVIPSSVNSASSGQRSILLTMRAEYTSITDELESYCGLLSPPRTPPISSPPSRMNNMSELSNPEMAWQIENEHLRDAEECDYQQMEDLIQRRYRDDSVDDEDNGPSNIHIDETNDITCFLNVSNEHRQLSHSATIKEDRRPTISVTHEIEQTLALPPIRDSKVIDPNNKDLSIVPAPASETMC